The stretch of DNA tgctttctgcccCAATAGCTAAAGCTCCATGGAGTAGAGATTCCTGAAGGGACAGATTATGAAATGGACAGGCAATTCCTCATGGAAATAATGGAAATCAATGAAAAACTCGCAGAAGCCGAAAGTGAAGCTGCCATGAAAGAGATTGAATCCATTGTCAAAGGTGAAAGATAAAATAGCACCGAATGTATTTCATTGCTGTTATGAACACTTGTCCAAGGATAACTGAAAAATGAACATAGAGTATATAAtggcccgggcacagtggctcacgcctataatcccagcactttgggaggccaaggcaagtggatcacctgaggttaggagttcaagaccagcctggccaacatggtgaaaccctgtctctactgaagatacaaaaattagccgggcgtggtggcgggcacctgtagtcccagctacttgggaggctgaggcaggagaatggtgtgaacccgggaggcagagcttgcagtgagcagagtcaggccactgcactccagcctgggcgacagagcgagactccatcttaaaaaaaaaaaaaaagttacttattttaaggaattagctCACATAATTGTGGGAGCTGACACATCTAAAATCTATAGggtagggctgggcgcagtggctcatgcctgtgatcccagcattttgggaggccgaggagggcagatcacttgagtccaggagttcaataccaacctgggcaacgtggtgaaaccccatctctaaaaaaatacagaaaaatcagccaagcataggccaggtgcagtggcttacgcctgtaatcccagcactttgggaggccgaggggggtggatcacctgccagttcgagaccagccaggccaacatggagaaaccccatctctactaaaagtacaaaattagccaggcatggtggtacatgcctgtaatcccaactactcgggaggctaaagcaggagaatcgcttgagcttgggaggcagaggttgcagtgagccgagatcgtgccactgcactccagcctggacgacagagcgagactccgtctcaaaaaaaaaaaaaatcagccaagcatggagGTGCGCACTTGTggtcccaactattcgggaggatgaggtgggagaatcatctgagcccgggaggcagaggttgcagtgagctgagatcacaccactgtactccagcctgagtgagagagtgagaccctgtcacaaaaaaaataaataaaatctataggGGTAGATAAGCAGGCTGAAAGTCTAGGCAGGATTTCTATGTTACAGTCTTGATACAGAATTCCTTCCCAGAAAACCTGTTTTTGCACTTAATGCCTCTActtgattggatgaggcccacccacattatgtaGGGTAACATCcgttacttaaagtcaactgattataaTATTAATCACATCTACGAATACCTTCACAGGATCATCTAAActagttgatttttgtttttttgagacatgatctcactctgtcacccaggctggagtgcagcagtgcagtaCAGCGGACTGCAGCCTCGacccatgggctcaagcaatcctctcacctcagcctcttggatagctgggactacaggcgtgcatcaccacgcctggctaattttttgtgtcttttatagagatggggtttcgccatgttgcccaggctggcttcaaactcctaggttcaaagcaattcacctgcctcagtctcccaaagtgctgggattacaggcgtgactcaATGTGCCTGGCATAGATTCGTGTTTGATCAAACAACTGGgcaccatagcctagccaagttgacacataaccATTCCACAAAGAAAAGATTCCAAGGTTCTCTGTTAGACTATATTCAGTTATGTACTTTCACAAATATCTGAAGCGTACCTACAAATATCAGGCACTGTGCATGACACTGAGGATACAGCATGGAACAAGAAAGACTGTGCCTTCTTGGAGTTAATGTATGTCAACTGTGCCCAAAATGAAATTCCCAAgtgtctcccctccccacctttccccgaaaaaaaaatctgttcctcaggctgggcgtagtggctcaggcctgtaatcccagcactttgggaggccagggcaggcggatcacgaggtcaggagatcaagaccatcctggctaacatgatgaaaccccgtctctactaaaaatacaaaaaattagccgagagtgttggcacacgcctgtagtcccagctactcgggaggctgaggcagtagaattgcttgaacccaggaggtggaggttgcagtgagccaagatcgtgccactgcactccagcctgggtgacagagcgagactctgaataaaaaataataataatatgttccTCTTCCAGTGTTCCCTAAGAGAATGACACCAGTTGCACAAGTGTAAATTTTGAGGAGGCCTTAACAACCTTATTCTTCCTTATGCCCATAGTCAATCTATTACATCTGAAAGAGCTGACTTAAATTTGCCTCAAATTCATCCACCTATCTCTACTTTCACTGCCACCAGCCTTTTCCAAGCTACCATTCACTCTCACCTGGACAACTGCAGTAGCTTTTCACTGGTCTGTCTGTACCTTCAGGCCCCATCTAACAAATCCCTTCACTGTCACTGGAATCTTTTTGAaacccaagtcttttttttttttttttgagacagagtcttgctctgttgcctaggctggagtgcagtggcatgatctcggctcactgcaacctccgcctcccaggttcaagctattctcctgcctctgcctctgcctcccgagtagctgggactgcaggtgcgtgccactgtgCTTGggtaatttgtctattttttttaagtagtgacggagttttaccatgttgcccaggctggtctcaaactcttgacctcaggtgattatccatctcagcctcccaaagtgctgggattacaggtgtgagccaccaagcccagccaaaacCCAAATCTAATCACTACTCTTGACCTTATTTAAATtgaccaggtgtgatggcttacgcctgtaatctaagcactttgggaggctgaagtggaaggatcacttgagctcaggagttcaagactagcctggtcaacacagcaagaccccatctccataaaaagtttaaaaattaaccagatgtggtggcgcatgcctgtagtcccagctactcgagaggccgaggcaaaaggatcacttgagcccaggaggtggagactgcagcaAACCgtgtttgcaccattgcactccagcttcagCAACAGAGCGAAaacacgtctcaaaaaaaaaaaaaaaaaaaaaaaaagaaaaaacttttaagtgGCTTCTCACTGCTCTAAAACTCTTTAGCATCCCTTACAGGGCCGTTGCTGtggcctctgcttctctctgttTTGCCTTCTCCACTCCCTCCTACCCTAGGGCCTGTTGCTTCTGCCTGAAACCCTCTTCTCCTCCACCCCATTTAAGTTAACCCCTCCTTCTTCAGATCTGAAGGCAATCatcacttcctcagagaagctTTTTTTAAGCTATCTATTAGTAGTGGCTATTTCTTTTGTAGGACTGTTCACAGTTATAACTTTACTGTTCTATGTGACATTAATTGATCAATATCAGCCTCCCTCATTAGACTGGAAGTTCTGCAGAAGGAGAAATCATGTCTACTTTTTGCTTCCCTCACATCCTCAGCTCACAGAAAAGTACTTATAGTTTAAAAGGAACTTGGTAAGTATTTACTAAATGAGCAAACAGTAATGAGAAAAGACGTTTAAAGCACTAATATAGAATTTGTGGTGAGGGGACTGTCAGCTGGAGATATGTTGACAGCATTAGGGCTGGGTTGTAGGGAGAAGAGAAACTCAGGAGTTGCAGTCAGTGGGCTCAGCTGCCCAATTTTAGACGGCAGGGCAGCATGAAGGTCTGGAGTGAGGGCAGCGTGCTACTGActttgtgtgaccttgaacaaatgaCTTCATTCCTCTGAGCCtcaatctcctcatctgtaaatggagataatattagCACTGGCTGTTGTGGGGATCAAGTTAAGTGAGATAAAGCATGTAAAAGCATGtattctaggccaggtgtggtggctcacgcctctaatcccagcactttgggaggctgagaagggcagatcacctgaggtcaggagttcaagaccactctgaccaacatggcgaaaccccgtgtctactaaaaatacaaaattagccgggcatggtggcgcacacctataatcccagcaacttcggaggctgaggcaggagaatcgcttgaacacaggaggcggaagttgcagtgagccaagatcgcaccattgcactacgcctgggcaacaagagcgaaactccgtctcaacaaaaaaaaaacacttattgTAGCCCTATAGTAAACATTTGACTTTGAGCAGCTCACTGACCTTAATTTAGATTAATTCCTACATTTTCTCCTGTAAGGTATCTGCTACGGCCCAGGTAAAATGAATGTTCAAGGGCATAGAGCTAGTTAATTTTAGGGTCAGGGCTTAAGAACCTCCAGGTTCCTAGTCTGTTGGTCTTTTCTGGACACCACACTGCTACCTGAGAGGTGAGTTTCAAACACCGGACTGGGAGTCAAGTGACTTGGATTCTGTTCCCAGCTCTTCCACTCATCACCCATGGAACAATTCCCCCAATACCTGTCATTTCCTACCTTAGGGATATAATGTATTTGACAGTGCTTCGAAAGACGACACCATATAAATGACTGACGCTATTTATATCTGGAAAATGAGATTACTGGAAAATTCCTCATTTTCTAACAAGGAAACGAGAAATATGAGATAGCTGctgctttattttgtttggcATCTTCTCTCTTATGACACAACatgatgtaaatattttcattttcctgagagGCTGTATAGTTTGCAAGTGGTTGCCGGAAACACTCAGTAATGCTTTACTGATAGGTGTTCCCAGCATGTTAATGTTCTCCTTGCTGAAATGTCGAAGACCCAAACTGTTTTGTGGAGATAATCAAAGTATatccttgtctctctctttttttttttttttttttttttttttactgattctATAGCCATTTTATAACCTTGGTGATTGCTCCTCAGACCTTTCATGGGTAGAAAAACAGTGTTATTAGGGTCAACCAGAGTTGTGCTAAACAGCAGCTGCCGTCGTGGTACACACAGAGACAAAGGTTATGAAGCCTTACCTTGAATACAAACTTCCTCTTTTGTTGTGTTCAAACCAGCATGACTACAAAGTGTAAGTATTGTCTTTGTATTATGAGTCTATTTCAATGGAAAAATTAACagaatggttttctttttcagctaaacagaaagaatttactgACAATGTGAGCAGTGCTTTTGAACAAGGTACTttcttttcttgactttcttaaatatggaaagaaatttcAAGCACTGAGGCATAGCCATTCATTCAGTAACTAGCTATTATATACCTTCCTATGATAGCTATATGGGGAGATAGGAAATATTTACGAGTCTAcatttctgcctttaaaaaaatgcctTAAGAGCCTacatttctggccgggcacagtggctcacgcctgtaatcccaagacttcgggaggccaaggtgggcagatcacgaagtcaggagatcgagaccatcctggctaacagggtgaaactctgtctctactaaaaatacaaaaattaactgggtgtggtggcacagcacctatagtcccagctacttgggaggctgaggcaggagaatcgtttgaaccagggaggcggaagttgcagtgagctgagatcgtgctactgcacgccagtctgagcgacagagcgagtgagactctgtctcaaaaaaaaaaaaatcaacatttctgCCTTTCTAGAGAAACAAACTATATCAAAAAATGATCTGGGAACGGTGagtcacgcctgttatcccagcactttgggagggtgaggtgggcagatcactggaggttaggggtttgagaccatcctggccaacatggtgaaaccccatctctactaaaaatacaaaattagccaggcacggtggcgtgcccgtaatcccagctactcgggaggcgaggcaggagaattgtttgaacccgggaggcggaggttgcagtaagcgaaGATCATgccacactccaggctggtgacagagcaagacttcgtctcaaaaaaaaaaaaaaaaaaaaagttggccgggcatggtgattcatgcctgtaatcccagcactttgagaggctgagactggcggatcacgaggtcaggagattgagaccatcctggctaacacagtgaaaccctatctctactaaaaatacaaaaaattagccgggcctggtggtggccatctgtagtcccagctactcgggaggctgaggcgggagaatggcgtgaacccgggaggcggaacttgc from Nomascus leucogenys isolate Asia chromosome 7b, Asia_NLE_v1, whole genome shotgun sequence encodes:
- the HSCB gene encoding iron-sulfur cluster co-chaperone protein HscB isoform X3; translation: MDRQFLMEIMEINEKLAEAESEAAMKEIESIVKAKQKEFTDNVSSAFEQDDFEEAKEILTKMRYFSNIEEKIKLKKIPL